One Aliiroseovarius sediminilitoris DNA window includes the following coding sequences:
- a CDS encoding pyridoxal-phosphate-dependent aminotransferase family protein, whose product MTLSFGRHYLAIPGPSVMPDRVLRAMHRAGPNIYEGALVEMMPTLTDDLKAIARTRHNVAIYISNGHGAWEAALSNVLAPGDTVLSLCTGRFGHGWTEMAEALGVQVQIDDFGMRAPVDPDRVESALQADPDHRIRAVLLTHVDTSTSIKNDVAAVRAAMDAAGHPALLMVDCIASMGCDRFEMDAWGVDVAITASQKGLMVPPGVAFVFFSDKAARVRAEITRVSRYWDWTDRANPDLFYQYFGGTAPTHHLYGVREALDMIAEEGGMEAVWARHALLARAIWAAFDCWSDRGPVELNVANPAHRSCAVTSVHIGAPHGTALRRWTEEKLGVTLGIGLGMQSEDDPNADGFFRLGHMGHVNAPMVMGALSSIQAGMTALKIPHGAGALEVAAQLIAEA is encoded by the coding sequence ATGACACTTTCCTTCGGACGCCACTATCTTGCCATTCCGGGGCCATCAGTGATGCCTGATCGAGTGCTGCGTGCAATGCACCGGGCTGGCCCGAATATCTATGAAGGCGCGTTGGTCGAGATGATGCCGACGTTGACCGACGATCTTAAGGCGATCGCGCGCACCCGGCACAATGTTGCGATCTATATCTCCAATGGCCACGGCGCGTGGGAGGCCGCACTGTCAAACGTGCTTGCCCCCGGCGACACCGTGTTGTCGCTGTGCACCGGGCGGTTCGGGCACGGCTGGACCGAAATGGCCGAGGCGCTTGGCGTGCAGGTCCAGATCGATGATTTCGGGATGCGCGCGCCCGTGGATCCGGACCGGGTCGAGTCCGCGTTGCAGGCGGATCCAGACCATCGTATCCGTGCCGTCCTGCTGACCCACGTGGATACTTCGACGTCGATCAAAAATGATGTGGCCGCAGTCCGTGCAGCAATGGATGCAGCGGGCCATCCCGCACTGCTTATGGTCGATTGCATCGCATCCATGGGCTGTGACCGGTTCGAAATGGACGCCTGGGGCGTCGATGTTGCAATCACGGCGTCGCAAAAAGGGTTGATGGTCCCCCCCGGCGTGGCCTTTGTGTTCTTCAGTGACAAGGCTGCAAGGGTGCGTGCAGAGATTACGCGAGTTTCGCGATATTGGGATTGGACGGACCGAGCGAACCCTGATTTGTTCTATCAGTATTTCGGTGGCACCGCCCCGACGCATCATCTTTACGGGGTGCGAGAGGCGCTGGATATGATCGCAGAGGAAGGTGGTATGGAGGCTGTTTGGGCGCGCCATGCCCTTTTGGCGCGGGCCATCTGGGCCGCCTTTGACTGCTGGTCTGACCGCGGCCCGGTGGAACTGAACGTCGCCAACCCGGCACATCGTTCTTGTGCCGTGACGTCGGTTCACATCGGTGCCCCACACGGCACGGCGCTGCGACGCTGGACCGAGGAAAAGCTTGGCGTGACATTGGGGATCGGGTTGGGCATGCAATCAGAGGACGACCCGAATGCAGACGGATTCTTCCGGTTGGGCCACATGGGACATGTGAATGCTCCAATGGTCATGGGGGCGTTGTCGTCCATCCAGGCTGGGATGACTGCCCTGAAGATCCCACATGGTGCCGGTGCACTTGAGGTCGCAGCGCAGCTGATCGCCGAGGCTTAA